One region of Sphingomonas abietis genomic DNA includes:
- the hslO gene encoding Hsp33 family molecular chaperone HslO, which translates to MTDTATRPCDTALGFTIATRHARGRVVRLGPALDTILAAHAYPPVLARVLAEALVLAALLGSTLKHEEGQLTLQAQTEGGVIDLLVADYRNGAMRGYLRYDADKLAEAPADPSLFGLFGKGYLAITFDQAPLPGHSSGERYQGIVPLEGGSLADAAQHYFAQSEQIPSIVRAAVTTLPDGRHVAGGLLVQHLPEGEEGRERLHTRLDHPEWQHVEALAQTVSPAELTDAGLPLDDLLWRLFHEEEEVRLLPIASLSRGCRCSAAHIQTVIARFPPEERVAMADADGFVHVDCEFCAKSFPVALPA; encoded by the coding sequence ATGACTGACACCGCCACCCGCCCGTGCGACACCGCGCTCGGCTTCACCATCGCCACCCGCCATGCCCGTGGCCGCGTCGTGCGGCTGGGGCCGGCGCTCGACACCATCCTCGCCGCCCACGCCTATCCGCCGGTGCTGGCCCGCGTGCTGGCCGAGGCGCTGGTGCTGGCGGCGCTGCTCGGCTCGACGCTGAAGCATGAGGAGGGCCAGCTCACCCTCCAGGCGCAGACCGAGGGCGGGGTGATCGACCTGCTCGTTGCCGATTATCGCAACGGCGCGATGCGCGGCTATCTGCGCTACGATGCCGACAAGCTGGCCGAGGCGCCGGCCGATCCCTCGCTGTTCGGGCTGTTCGGCAAGGGCTATCTGGCGATCACCTTCGACCAGGCGCCGCTGCCCGGCCATAGCAGCGGCGAGCGCTATCAGGGCATCGTGCCGCTGGAGGGCGGCTCGCTGGCCGATGCCGCCCAGCATTATTTCGCCCAGTCCGAACAGATACCGAGCATCGTCCGCGCCGCGGTGACGACGCTGCCCGATGGCCGCCACGTCGCCGGCGGCCTGCTCGTCCAGCACCTGCCCGAGGGCGAGGAGGGGCGCGAGCGCCTCCACACCCGGCTCGATCATCCCGAATGGCAGCATGTCGAGGCGCTGGCCCAGACGGTCAGCCCCGCCGAGCTGACCGATGCGGGCCTGCCGCTCGACGATCTGCTGTGGCGGCTGTTCCACGAGGAGGAGGAGGTGCGGCTGCTGCCGATCGCCTCGCTGTCGCGCGGCTGCCGCTGCTCGGCCGCGCACATCCAGACGGTGATCGCCCGCTTCCCGCCCGAGGAGCGCGTCGCGATGGCCGACGCCGATGGCTTCGTCCATGTCGATTGCGAATTCTGCGCGAAGAGCTTCCCGGTCGCGCTGCCGGCCTGA
- the queC gene encoding 7-cyano-7-deazaguanine synthase QueC, whose product MTDLHRSGRRQAVVLLSGGLDSMVTAGLAKEAGYGVLALTVNYNQRHLVELASARRIAAALEVDRHVVLPIDLRAFGGSSLTDDIDVPKEGVQPGIPSTYVPARNTIFLSLALGWAEATGARDLFLGINALDYSGYPDCRPEFVEAFETLAARATKAGVEGDRFQVHAPLQHMTKADIAREADRLGLDAGMSWSCYDPQGGDHCGLCDSCRLRHKGFEEAGLPDPTSYAVLP is encoded by the coding sequence ATGACAGACCTTCACCGCTCCGGCCGCCGCCAGGCCGTCGTCCTGCTCTCGGGCGGGCTCGATTCGATGGTCACCGCAGGGCTCGCCAAGGAGGCGGGCTATGGTGTCCTCGCGCTCACCGTGAACTATAATCAGCGCCATCTGGTCGAGCTGGCCTCGGCGCGCCGCATCGCCGCCGCGCTCGAGGTCGATCGCCATGTCGTGCTGCCGATCGATCTGCGCGCCTTCGGCGGCTCCTCGCTGACCGACGACATCGACGTGCCGAAGGAGGGCGTGCAGCCCGGCATTCCCAGCACCTATGTGCCGGCGCGCAACACCATCTTCCTGTCGCTGGCGCTCGGCTGGGCGGAGGCGACCGGCGCGCGCGACCTGTTCCTCGGCATCAACGCGCTCGATTATTCGGGCTATCCCGATTGCCGGCCGGAATTCGTCGAGGCGTTCGAGACGCTCGCGGCGCGGGCCACCAAGGCCGGCGTCGAGGGCGATCGCTTCCAGGTCCACGCGCCGCTCCAGCACATGACCAAGGCCGATATCGCGCGCGAGGCCGATCGGCTCGGGCTGGATGCCGGGATGAGCTGGTCCTGCTACGATCCGCAGGGCGGCGACCATTGCGGGCTGTGCGACAGCTGCCGGCTCCGTCACAAGGGTTTCGAGGAGGCGGGCCTGCCGGACCCGACCTCCTACGCCGTCCTGCCATGA
- the queE gene encoding 7-carboxy-7-deazaguanine synthase has protein sequence MSFAVKEMFLTLQGEGINAGRRAVFLRFAGCNLWSGREQDRASAICTFCDTDFVGIDGDGGGRFADAAALAAAVAAKWGAVGGRRLVVITGGEPMLQVTEALIDALHAAGFEIAIETNGTLPVPRSIDWITVSPKAGSAVVQRSGNELKLVWPQPGIDPDALEAWDFDHFLIQPLDSPARDESREAAIRHVVDHPAWRLSVQTHKLLGIR, from the coding sequence ATGAGCTTCGCGGTCAAGGAGATGTTCCTCACGCTCCAGGGCGAGGGGATCAATGCCGGCCGCCGCGCGGTCTTCCTGCGCTTCGCCGGCTGCAATTTATGGTCAGGCCGCGAGCAGGACCGGGCGAGCGCGATCTGCACCTTCTGCGACACCGATTTCGTCGGCATCGACGGCGATGGCGGCGGCCGCTTCGCGGATGCCGCGGCGCTGGCGGCGGCGGTGGCGGCGAAATGGGGCGCGGTCGGCGGGCGACGGCTGGTGGTGATCACCGGCGGCGAGCCGATGCTCCAGGTCACCGAGGCGCTGATCGACGCGCTCCACGCCGCCGGGTTCGAGATCGCGATCGAGACCAACGGCACGCTGCCGGTGCCGCGCAGCATCGACTGGATCACGGTGAGCCCCAAGGCGGGCAGCGCGGTCGTCCAGCGCTCGGGCAATGAGCTGAAGCTGGTCTGGCCGCAGCCGGGGATCGACCCGGACGCGCTGGAGGCATGGGATTTCGACCATTTCCTGATCCAGCCGCTCGACAGCCCGGCACGCGACGAATCGCGCGAGGCGGCGATCCGCCATGTCGTCGATCATCCGGCCTGGCGGCTCTCGGTCCAGACCCACAAGCTGCTCGGCATCCGCTGA
- the lipB gene encoding lipoyl(octanoyl) transferase LipB, producing the protein MLSDDIEWRVSPSPIPYPEALAEMEARATAVRAGTARELVWLLEHPPLYTAGTSAVATDLIAPDRFPVYPAGRGGKYTYHGPGQRVGYLVLDLDKRGRDVRCFVHRLEAWLIGALAELGVEAWIADGRVGVWTAYRGQEAKIGAIGVRVRRWVTLHGFAVNVAPDLSHFGGIVPCGLPDYPVTSLAQLGKVADLKQFDDALQSGFESFLSGLTNA; encoded by the coding sequence ATGCTGAGCGACGATATCGAATGGCGGGTTTCGCCAAGCCCGATCCCCTATCCCGAGGCGCTGGCCGAGATGGAGGCGCGCGCCACCGCCGTGCGTGCCGGCACCGCGCGCGAACTGGTATGGCTGCTGGAGCATCCGCCGCTCTACACCGCCGGCACCAGCGCGGTCGCCACCGACCTGATCGCGCCCGATCGCTTCCCGGTCTATCCGGCCGGGCGCGGCGGCAAATACACCTATCACGGCCCCGGCCAGCGGGTCGGCTATCTGGTGCTCGATCTCGACAAGCGCGGGCGCGACGTGCGCTGCTTCGTCCACCGGCTGGAGGCCTGGCTGATCGGCGCGCTCGCCGAACTCGGCGTCGAGGCGTGGATCGCGGACGGCCGCGTCGGCGTATGGACCGCCTATCGCGGGCAGGAGGCCAAGATCGGCGCGATCGGGGTGCGGGTGCGCCGCTGGGTGACGCTCCACGGCTTCGCGGTGAACGTCGCGCCCGACCTCAGCCATTTCGGCGGCATCGTGCCCTGCGGCCTGCCCGACTATCCGGTGACCAGCCTCGCCCAGCTGGGAAAGGTTGCCGACCTGAAACAGTTTGACGACGCCCTGCAAAGCGGGTTTGAGAGCTTCCTGTCCGGCCTGACCAACGCCTGA
- the argF gene encoding ornithine carbamoyltransferase has protein sequence MTIRHFLDLSDAGTAAIAAMLADAAARKAARATSPKGAADPDRPLEGRTLAMIFEKSSTRTRVSFDMAMRQLGGTTLILDAGTTQLGRGETVADTARVLSRMVDAIMIRTDDHAKIVEMAQYATVPVINGLTDASHPCQIMADMQTVIERRGSLAGSKWAWLGDGNNVLHSIVEAGSLMGFEVVAACPEGYDPDPDVIGTAINRGGKVRVTRDAADAVQGADIVVTDTWISMGQSHAEAKLAAMMPYQVTIELMAKAKPNGTFLHCLPAHRGEEVVDAVIDGPQSAIWDEAENRLHAQKSVLLWCFGKL, from the coding sequence ATGACCATCCGCCATTTCCTTGACCTTTCCGATGCCGGGACCGCCGCGATCGCGGCGATGCTGGCCGATGCCGCCGCCCGCAAGGCGGCGCGTGCGACATCGCCCAAGGGCGCGGCCGATCCCGATCGCCCGCTCGAAGGCCGCACGCTGGCGATGATCTTCGAGAAAAGCTCGACCCGCACCCGCGTCTCGTTCGACATGGCGATGCGCCAGTTGGGCGGCACCACCCTGATCCTCGATGCCGGCACCACCCAGCTCGGCCGCGGCGAGACGGTGGCGGATACCGCGCGCGTGCTCAGCCGGATGGTCGATGCGATCATGATCCGCACCGACGATCACGCCAAGATCGTCGAGATGGCGCAGTACGCGACCGTCCCCGTGATCAACGGCCTGACCGACGCCAGCCATCCCTGCCAGATCATGGCCGACATGCAGACCGTGATCGAGCGGCGCGGATCGCTTGCCGGCAGCAAATGGGCGTGGCTGGGCGACGGCAACAACGTCCTCCATTCGATCGTGGAGGCGGGCAGCCTGATGGGCTTCGAGGTCGTCGCGGCCTGCCCCGAGGGCTATGACCCCGATCCCGACGTGATCGGCACCGCGATCAATCGCGGCGGCAAGGTGCGCGTCACCCGCGATGCGGCAGATGCGGTGCAGGGCGCCGACATCGTCGTCACCGACACCTGGATCTCGATGGGCCAGAGCCACGCCGAGGCCAAGCTCGCGGCGATGATGCCCTATCAGGTCACCATCGAGCTGATGGCCAAGGCCAAGCCGAACGGCACCTTCCTGCACTGCCTCCCCGCGCATCGCGGCGAGGAGGTGGTGGACGCGGTGATCGACGGCCCGCAGTCGGCGATCTGGGACGAGGCGGAGAACCGCCTCCACGCCCAGAAGTCGGTGCTGCTGTGGTGCTTCGGCAAGCTGTAG